The nucleotide window CTAATACACAATACCCATTGTTTTGACAGAGCATAGTCTGtggtttgaacactgtttttcaCCCTCTATTCATCTTTGTGAGAGATTGTGCTGTAATGCCACGGCGActcaaaacttttttaaaaatctcacaAAGAAGCGGTCTGTTTTTTCCGTACACTAGAGCCAGAACggaaaataaaaagcttttttctaatgtgtttttttttcatttgttcctcAGGCTGGTGTGAAGGGCAAGCTAGGACGCCTGCTTGGTGTGTTTGAGGTAAGCTTTCACGTCCTCATCTCACTCTGCACTTTATTATGCATATGTATAATAAACCGCCGATTACAGGAGGATGAGATGCACACATTAGCATGTAATGATTAACCTTTTGTCACTCATTAGCAtgcaatataacatttttgtatattattgatttttgttaaGAATGCATCAGTGACTGATCTTTAAGCAGGAAAAATTGGACATAAATTGGACAGATAACACAGAAAATGGCTAAAGATGCAACTTGAATATATGCAGGGGTGAAGGCTATTTTTCGTATTGAACTTGCATGTATTCATGGTTTTGTATCATCTGTTTCTTTAAAGCAAAACCAGGATCGGAAGCACCGGACGTACGTGTACGTGTTGACTGTCACAGAGACGCTGGAGGCCTGGGAGGACTCGGTCAACATAGGTACGGTTTCCCTTCACCTCCCAATGAATGCTTACAgatgctgcagtgtgtgagaACTCGCTCACGTTTTATAATATACTATATGTTGTTATTTATGTGAAGGCCTGTATAGTGCATGGATACTGTATGGGCATAGGGGTATGCAGTGACAACAGGTGACCATAAATCTAGGCCACTGATCTGAGCTGCAGTGGTTCCTGGCTGCAGTACATTACAGCTGTCAGCAGCCTGGACGCCACTATCCTGCCTGTGGTGGAGAGCATCCTCCAACTGTTAATGTTACTACGCCTGTTATGTGCACTATTTTCTTGCTTTGAGCTCTAAGGataaatttaaaggtgcattatgtaagaattggccacctgttgaattcatactccgaCACATTAGAGTCAGTGTATTactagagtaactgctaactgtattctgtttatgcATCagtgactgtagctactgtagGTAGCCTGTTAGCTCAGTAAGCTGTGCAGCTAACTAGACAACCAGGGGAGGGTTGGTGTTTAtgctgctagcacaggagctttggatcgCAAGGACAAAGGCTTTCGGgtccagggctagctggttagcatgctaactttagtagatacagcatctctgcaacacaatgcatgGACAtatttgacataacatcaaaactccCTTCAGATTGCTGCAGAACGCCTCAGTACTGTGTCTCTCGTACTTCCCAGTTTCAGTTATTACGGTGAACCATTTCTTCCTATTTTAGTTAGAGTAACATGCTGCAGCTATTAAAGTTCATAACTTCCTTAATCTTTGTTGCATGTATAGAAGAAATACCTGTGATCCAATGTAAAATCATCCTGTTTTAAAACAGCCTcttctgtacaataacacagaATTGATAGAATCTGTATGTTTATGACTTTGTTATTGCACCATGCAGGGAAGACCCAATCTGAAACCTTTCTTTTAACTCGTACATTGTGCTCTGTCGCCCTCTGCAGGCCGCAAGCGGGAGTGGTTCACCGTGGACGAGGCCATCAAAGTGCTGCAGAGCCACAAACCCGTCCACGCCGAGTACCTGCGGAGGCTCCAGCTCAGCTGCTCCCCAACCAACGGGAACTCCATCCTCCCGAGCCCACCGCCGAACGACAACTACCCCCATTACAGCGCCACCGCCACCACTCCGTCGACGGGCAGCGTGTTGGGCACCTCCTGCAGATAGGACTGCACCTAAAACCTCATGAACTGTCCCGCTCGGACCGTTCACTGAAAGTTTGTACAGTCTTGCATGAATCTAATGACTTTTCAGAGCTCTCCTGTATGTATAATTTCTAGTCTTGGGAGGACAGGACAGACCAAAGCCATCACCAGAACTGTGTTAAAGACTCATGGGAGAAGTCTCTGACAGAAAAAACTGTGGATATCTCAAgaacactttttcttttgctggcAAACACCAGACTGATGAGCTGAAGCTTgagaagaggaagctgcagcacACTCTGCTGGCGTTGATCACCCGGTGAAGGAATGCCTTACAGAAACTTtgtatgaatgttgtgtttGGGTCGTTTTATTTCACTAAcggtcattttttattttctttttagcaGAACGGATACGCTTTCTAGTCAATAAAAGAGTAATTGACCTCTAAGCACGTCCATGTGGGGAATGTTTCCAGGCTTGATAATGTCTTAGTCATCAAACCATGATGATAAACCACATGGATCTCACTTTAAAACCTTAATGTTGCTGAGTTTCAAGgatctcctctgctgcattttaatgtaaagtgGATTTTCTTCGCACCATGCAATCATTGGTAACAATTTGGTCTAAAATGATAAACTCGCCCCAACATCTCCTTTCAGAAAAATGGATTATGGCATTAAATGAAActaattaaacagaaaatattctaCACAATTAATATAAACCAatactaaaaaaacaacagtagaacaaaataaaatgggttTTGGTTGTAGACGAccgggtcaaaggtcaaagacATGCTATCTCACCGGATTGTAGCAGCCGTCAGGAGTCGATACCTCAGTAAACTGAAAACTGGATCTGAGTCATGATGCTGCGAGTCCACTAACCTTGACCGATCCAACAAACCGGTCTGTTGTCCATTTTCCACCACATACCTTTCATCAGCACTTACTGTTTCCCACGTTGTCACACTGAAAGTATTTAATGCGTCTTTGCCTTTAGGTATTACGAGCTGCTGGGGTCAACAGTTTATTTCAGTTGTCGGTTGAAAGAGACGTTTCTCTTCAAGTCATTTGTATATTtgactttaaatgaaaatgactgTTTGACTGCTCTCTGTAGATGAATGCTTAGCAGTTCAGCAAACACGTCTCATGGCGCTGCAGGGCAATTTGGTAAAAATGAACAATACGATTGTTTTCTCCACCATCTGCAAGTAACTAACATTACTGGTGCCTctggctgcaactaacaactattttcattattgattcatctgtCGACAGCTTTATGGTTTGGTTTATTGGTTTCATTCTCGGATCATAAACCCTTTACTGgttcaaaaatgttaaaaaatgcatatttaatataaatacttcaatatttctttctgttttgggGGTTACCGCCTAAACAAGCTCAATTTTTGGGGTGTCATAGAAAGGATGAAGGGCAGATTCCTTCTCTCCATGTTTCCTGCGCGACTCGACTATAAACTTTGAATATGAAGACAGAAGTCCAAAGAAAAAAGCCTCAAATCAGCAGTTAAAATGTCACgtttcagattgttttttctttctttgtttttttgcttaagCGACACCCACTCACTTCTGTGTTGACAGCTGAATGACGACTAGTAAACCACACGGAGATTTGTAAATATCTTTGAAGAGAAACattgaattgtgtttttaacCTGAATGAACCTGTAAAATTTctcttaatattttatatattttttaacaatgtaCAAATGGcaggaatataaaaaaaacaaaaaaaaaatggtgtagAAAAACCCACTGAgaacagtatgtacagtatgtttgtatTGATCACAATGTGCCACAGGGTTGGGATATGaaggttggttggtttgtgaatCCGAGTGAGATCGAGATGGTTGAGTTGATTTGTAAATGACGATTTGGTGGAAATCAATGTGTTCAAGTTCAGATTGAGATGTTCAGTGACGCATCAGAAAATAAGGAAAGGTTAGaggattgtttgttttcttttttacagatTATGTCTAGCATCTTGCTAATAAACGACTGGATATCAATACAAATAGACGTAAATGATGAAATCGGGGTTTTATAACATTTTGGGggtaatgtttaaaaaatagagGCAACACAGTAATGATCAGACAGATTTTGGTAAGACAATGAAaaattatttgcatttttcacagACAAActcttctttgttgttctttagGAGTAAAAACATGCCTCCTCTTTTAACTTTCCCCCCGTGACCCCGAAATTCGGTCTCCTTTCATCTGCTCCATTACATTTCTTATCTGCGAAATCATAAACTTTGTGACTACAATCCAGCCATCGTAAACTTTCAGCCTTGTCTGCCGCGAATTAAGGAGTCGAACCATCTCAtacctctctctgtgtgtgtgtaagtgtgtgttgtTGGTTGATGAGCGTGAAATATGACGTGCCAAAATGGAAAAGTGTGATCAGGTGGGCGAATTTTTTGATGTCACGTTACACGACACAGATTTCTTaggccaaaaaaataacaatcttAAACATTGTTTGATGAACTTAATTAATGTAATTTAGGaatataatcatttataatGTGAACTGGTGTGTTTTTAGAGACTGACTGCATCCCTCATTGTTGAAATGATGACTAATGAATCACAGGCACTTAATCTTTTAACCccatgctgtttttaaaaatccacttgAGCATATAAGACTATCGCAATCAACAATCCAGATAACTTAAGCCCATTCGTCTAGAGGCTGACacaccttcctcctccacttttgTTTGATTCTTGGTTCTATGTTGTTCAATGAATGCTGCTTTTACGGGTCGAGCATGACGGTCGGTGATACGAATCCCACGAATGAAATGTAAGACAGTCCGGACACGAGCGTCCGCTAAATGACCGTATTGAGACAGCTTGATTGTTCGAACACATTGTAACGTCACGTTGGATGTATCCAGagcattttaaatcaaacatacCGAAAAACTTGTCACCATTTTTGTCATGAATATTATGCACAGAAAagtgtaatgtgaacgtgatttGAAGACCTGGACTGGAAAGATTGTTTTTGAGAAAAGATTGCATTAAAGAGGAGAAAACGTATTGTACTTGTCAcgattattgttttttgtagaAAGAATCACTGTTCGGCCATTGAttcattggcttttttttcaaaaggaaaataaggcGTTTCAATTAGAGGGCAAGCAGCTGATCAGCATATAtgtcaaaacatcaaaacatggaAACATTTGAAGGAGTCATGAC belongs to Pagrus major chromosome 14, Pma_NU_1.0 and includes:
- the nudt4b gene encoding diphosphoinositol polyphosphate phosphohydrolase NUDT4B; this encodes MKLKPNQTRTYDGEGFKKRAACLCFKNEREEEVLLVSSSRHPDQWIVPGGGMEPEEEPCGAAVREVFEEAGVKGKLGRLLGVFEQNQDRKHRTYVYVLTVTETLEAWEDSVNIGRKREWFTVDEAIKVLQSHKPVHAEYLRRLQLSCSPTNGNSILPSPPPNDNYPHYSATATTPSTGSVLGTSCR